The proteins below come from a single Acidovorax sp. NCPPB 4044 genomic window:
- a CDS encoding acyl-CoA dehydrogenase family protein, with translation MLLTQDQEMIRDAVRDFAQSELWPHAARWDKEHHFPREAHQGLAALGAYGICVPEEYGGAGLDTLSLAVVLEEIAAGDGGTSTAISVTNCPVNAILMRYGSEAQKRRWLAPLARGEMLGAFCLTEPHVGSDASALRTTARREGDAYVIDGVKQFITSGRNGHVAIVIAVTDKAAGKRGMSAFLVPTDAPGYTVARLEDKLGQHSSDTAQIVFEQCRIPAENLLGAEGEGYKIALGALEGGRIGIAAQSVGMARSAFDVALQYAKERESFGQPIFQHQAVGFRLADCATQIEAARQLIWHAAALRDAGRPCLKEAAMAKLFASEMAERVCSAAIQTLGGYGVVNDFPVERIYRDVRVCQIYEGTSDVQKILIQRALA, from the coding sequence ATGCTGCTGACCCAGGACCAGGAAATGATCCGCGACGCCGTGCGCGATTTCGCGCAGAGCGAGCTGTGGCCGCACGCGGCCCGGTGGGACAAGGAGCACCACTTCCCGCGCGAGGCGCACCAGGGCCTGGCCGCGCTCGGCGCCTACGGCATCTGCGTGCCCGAGGAATACGGCGGCGCGGGCCTGGACACCCTCTCGCTCGCGGTCGTGCTGGAAGAGATCGCCGCGGGCGACGGCGGCACCAGCACCGCCATCAGCGTGACCAACTGCCCCGTGAACGCCATCCTGATGCGCTACGGCAGCGAGGCGCAGAAGCGCCGCTGGCTGGCACCGCTCGCGCGTGGCGAGATGCTGGGCGCGTTCTGCCTCACCGAGCCGCACGTGGGCTCCGACGCATCGGCGCTGCGCACCACGGCCCGGCGCGAGGGCGATGCCTACGTGATCGACGGCGTGAAGCAGTTCATCACCAGCGGCAGGAACGGCCACGTGGCCATCGTGATCGCCGTGACCGACAAGGCGGCCGGCAAGCGCGGCATGAGCGCGTTCCTCGTGCCGACCGACGCGCCGGGCTACACCGTCGCGCGGCTGGAGGACAAGCTCGGCCAGCACAGCAGCGACACGGCGCAGATCGTGTTCGAGCAGTGCCGCATCCCCGCCGAGAACCTCCTCGGCGCGGAAGGCGAGGGCTACAAGATTGCGCTGGGCGCCCTGGAGGGCGGGCGCATCGGCATCGCCGCGCAGAGCGTGGGCATGGCGCGCAGCGCGTTCGACGTGGCCCTGCAGTACGCCAAGGAGCGCGAGAGCTTCGGCCAGCCGATCTTCCAGCACCAGGCCGTGGGCTTCCGCCTGGCCGACTGCGCCACGCAGATCGAGGCCGCGCGCCAGCTCATCTGGCATGCCGCAGCCCTGCGCGATGCGGGCCGGCCCTGCCTCAAGGAAGCGGCCATGGCCAAGCTGTTCGCGAGCGAGATGGCCGAGCGCGTGTGCAGTGCAGCCATCCAGACGCTGGGCGGCTACGGCGTGGTGAACGACTTCCCCGTGGAGCGCATCTATCGCGACGTGCGCGTGTGCCAGATCTACGAGGGCACGAGCGACGTGCAGAAGATCCTGATCCAGCGCGCGCTGGCTTGA
- a CDS encoding oxidoreductase, with translation MDNLEHAGVFPLGDRQVNRIGYGTMQLAGPGVFGPPRDRQAALAVLRTAVERGVNHIDTADFYGPHATNQIVREALGPHAGDLTIATKVGVGRDGQGAWLKADAPDELRQAVHDNLRNLGLEVLDIVNFRVMLDAMAPREGSIEEPLATLAALQKEGLIRHIGLSNVTPAQLAQARRICKVACVQNHYNLVHRADDAMVDLLAREGIPYVPFFPLGGFTPVQSTALSEIALRLEATPLQVALAWLLKRSPNLLLIPGTSSVTHLQQNLAAAHVELPADAMSALEGIPAGSAPPPAAH, from the coding sequence ATGGACAATTTGGAACACGCCGGGGTTTTCCCGCTCGGAGACCGCCAGGTGAACCGCATCGGGTACGGCACCATGCAACTCGCAGGCCCGGGCGTCTTCGGCCCCCCGAGGGACCGCCAGGCCGCGCTGGCGGTGCTGCGCACGGCCGTGGAGCGCGGCGTCAACCACATCGATACCGCCGACTTCTACGGGCCGCACGCCACCAACCAGATCGTCCGCGAGGCGCTCGGCCCCCATGCCGGCGATCTCACCATCGCCACCAAGGTGGGCGTGGGGCGCGATGGCCAGGGCGCCTGGCTGAAGGCCGATGCGCCCGATGAGCTGCGGCAGGCCGTTCACGACAACCTGCGCAACCTGGGCCTGGAGGTGCTGGACATCGTGAACTTCCGCGTGATGCTCGATGCCATGGCACCCAGGGAAGGCTCCATCGAAGAGCCGCTGGCCACGCTGGCAGCGCTTCAGAAGGAAGGGCTGATCCGGCATATCGGGCTCAGCAACGTGACGCCGGCCCAGTTGGCGCAGGCGAGGCGCATCTGCAAAGTGGCGTGCGTGCAGAACCACTACAACCTGGTCCACCGGGCCGACGACGCGATGGTGGATCTCCTGGCGCGGGAGGGCATTCCCTATGTGCCCTTCTTCCCCCTGGGTGGGTTCACGCCGGTGCAATCGACGGCCCTGTCGGAGATCGCGCTGCGCCTGGAGGCCACGCCCCTGCAGGTGGCCCTGGCATGGCTGCTGAAGCGGTCGCCCAACCTGCTGCTGATCCCTGGCACCTCGTCGGTCACGCACCTGCAGCAGAACCTGGCGGCGGCCCATGTCGAGCTGCCGGCGGACGCGATGAGCGCGCTGGAGGGCATCCCGGCAGGCTCCGCGCCGCCTCCCGCGGCACACTGA
- a CDS encoding DsbA family protein, with protein sequence MRWLRRMARSMRSWTRSTVRSTMTRSAAVRCRSENPMNATRTLTHLAAAAALTLSTAAAQAQAPERAVHWAHALQAAFYGHGLSLSDPGTIAGIADANGLDASAVLRDLREGPAERQAHRDFAMAGQLGAVSYPTLLFVDGAEVHPLPATGTPLDVLNHRLGVLLA encoded by the coding sequence ATGCGGTGGCTCAGGCGAATGGCGAGGTCGATGCGGTCCTGGACCAGGTCCACGGTGCGGTCCACCATGACCAGGTCGGCAGCCGTCCGCTGCCGATCGGAGAATCCCATGAACGCCACCCGCACTCTCACCCACCTGGCTGCCGCCGCGGCCCTCACCCTGTCCACGGCGGCCGCGCAGGCGCAGGCGCCGGAGCGTGCCGTGCACTGGGCGCACGCGCTGCAGGCGGCGTTCTACGGACACGGCCTGAGCCTCTCGGACCCCGGCACCATCGCCGGCATCGCGGACGCCAACGGCCTGGACGCCTCTGCCGTGCTCCGCGACCTCCGGGAGGGCCCGGCAGAACGCCAGGCCCACCGGGACTTCGCGATGGCCGGGCAGCTCGGTGCCGTGTCCTATCCCACGCTGCTGTTCGTCGACGGCGCCGAAGTGCACCCGTTGCCCGCGACCGGCACGCCATTGGACGTGCTGAACCACAGGCTCGGCGTGCTCCTGGCCTGA
- a CDS encoding LysR family transcriptional regulator, protein MTPDLNHLHAFVAVIQVQGFRGAARHLGVSPSAVSDAVRHLEEDVGVRLVNRTTRSVSPTEAGRRLLERLVPALNEVTQALDTVGSLRGTPAGTLRLNVPASALKLVLPAIVPGFRAAYPNILLEVIAQDSFVDVLAAGCDAGIRYGESLDQDMIAVPIGPRVQHFACAAAPAYLQRRGPVAHPRELMDHECLRVRFESGSMPPWEFQREGESLRLNPAAALIVQAGAAAELAVDAAVAGMGVVYLFKGWLQPHLDSGALVPIAEDWWPRFPGPFLYYPGHRLVPEPLRVFADFARAHPSTC, encoded by the coding sequence ATGACCCCTGACCTGAACCATCTCCACGCCTTCGTCGCCGTGATCCAGGTCCAGGGATTCCGGGGTGCCGCGCGGCACCTGGGGGTCAGCCCCTCGGCGGTGAGCGATGCGGTCCGCCACCTCGAAGAGGACGTGGGGGTGCGCCTGGTGAACCGCACCACGCGCAGCGTATCGCCGACGGAGGCCGGACGCCGGCTGCTGGAGCGCCTGGTGCCGGCGCTGAACGAGGTCACGCAGGCGCTGGACACGGTCGGGTCGCTCCGTGGAACGCCTGCGGGCACCTTGCGCCTCAACGTGCCGGCATCGGCGCTGAAGCTGGTGCTGCCGGCCATCGTTCCCGGCTTCCGGGCCGCCTACCCGAACATCCTGCTGGAAGTGATTGCCCAGGACAGCTTCGTCGACGTCCTGGCGGCGGGCTGCGATGCCGGCATCCGCTACGGGGAAAGCCTCGACCAGGACATGATCGCGGTCCCCATCGGGCCCCGTGTCCAGCATTTCGCCTGCGCGGCGGCACCGGCCTACCTGCAGCGGCGCGGGCCGGTGGCGCACCCCCGCGAACTCATGGACCACGAATGCCTGCGCGTGCGCTTCGAGAGCGGGTCGATGCCCCCGTGGGAATTCCAGCGGGAGGGAGAGTCGCTGCGGCTCAATCCCGCCGCGGCGCTGATCGTGCAAGCCGGGGCCGCCGCAGAACTGGCGGTGGATGCCGCCGTCGCAGGGATGGGCGTCGTGTACCTGTTCAAGGGCTGGCTCCAGCCCCACCTGGACAGCGGGGCGCTCGTGCCCATCGCCGAGGACTGGTGGCCCCGGTTCCCGGGGCCCTTTCTGTACTACCCCGGCCACCGCCTGGTGCCGGAGCCGCTGCGGGTGTTCGCGGATTTCGCCCGCGCCCATCCCAGCACGTGCTGA